The Theobroma cacao cultivar B97-61/B2 chromosome 2, Criollo_cocoa_genome_V2, whole genome shotgun sequence genome includes the window TTATGTCATGATGGAAAAAGATGGAACCGGTATATAAACATCGACgatattttgtatataatatagaGCTCActattatgaaagaaaaatgaggaTCTTGAACTTATATTTATTGAAGAATGTAAACATATAAATGATTGGCCAATGTGGAAAAACATAATTAAAGTGGAATTGAATTTAATTGCAAAACGTGAAGTTTTTGGACCTGTAGTCTGTACATCAAATGATATAAAACTAATGAGATATAAATGAGTATTTGTGCGAATacgaaatgagaaaaatgagattatgagatataaagCATGGCTTATCGCACAATGTTTTACCCAAATATCTAgtattaaatatgaaaagagATATTCTCTGTGGTGGACACaattacaattttatattaactaGTCTAGcaataaatgagaaaatgaaaatgtgtttaatgaGTGTAGCTACAACCTATTCATATGGCTCATTTGATAACgatatctatatgaaaatccTTAAAAGATTTAAGTTGCCTGAAGCATAAAATTTGAACTCTTGAGAAATTTACtcgattaaattaaataaatttttatatggattaaagcaATTCAGACACATGTGGTATAATCCCCTTAGTGcaaatttgttgaaagaaGGTTTTAGTAATAATCCTATATGCCcatgtattttataaaaggGGTTTagatatgaatttattataattattgtttttattgaTGGCTTGAACATTATTGGAACTCTTTAAGAGTTATTAAAAGCCGTTGATTACttaaagagagaatttgagatgaaagatcttgaaaaaacaaagttttgtttAAGTCTTTAGATTAAACACTTGACAAATAGAATATTTGtccattaatataattttatagtAAAAAGTGCTAAAACGATTTTATATGGAGAAAGCATATCCATTGAATTCACCAATGGTTGTAAGGTTATGAGATGtgcaaaaagaattttttgacCTCGTGAGGATAACGAATAATTTCTTGGTCTCGAAGTACCGTGTCTTATTGCAATTGAAGTACTAATGTATTTTGCTAGCAATACATGACTTGATATATCAATTGTGGTAAATTTATTAGCAAAACATAATTCTTTTCTAACTCGAAGACATTTGAATggaattaaatatatacttcgaTATCTCCGAGGAACAATAGATATAAGCTTATGTTATTCAAatgcatcaaaataaaatttaattagttatgcaGATGCAGAATATTCATCTGATCCACACAAAGCTCGATCCCAAATAGGTTATTTGTTCATATATAAAAGTATGGCTATTTTATGGCATTTTATAAAGCAAACTATAGTTGTTACTTCTTCTAGCCATGCAGAAATTTTAGCAACTCTTGAGCAAGTTATAAATGTGTCTAGTTAATATCtgtaacataacatatttgaGAAACGTGTGGCATGTcaaccaataaaaaaattccaatAATGTTATATGAGAATAATACTGCTTGCATAACACAGTTAAAGGAAGGATACATTAAAAGCGATCGAACAAAACATATTTCGCtaaattcttcttcattcaTGACCTTCAAGAAAAGAGTGAAATTTGTGTTTAACAAATTCAATCAAGTGACAATCTAGCATATTTGTTCACCAAAGCACTTCTTATTGTAacatttgaaaagttaaaatgCATCATTTTAAAGATCTTTATAATGCAATCATTAGAGGGAGTAAAATACGCACTGtactcttttccttcatcaaagtTTTTCTCACTaggtttttcttgataaggtttttaataagaCAGTATTTCAAAAGTgtattcttgaaaagaattatgtactctttttccttcactcgAATTTTTTCCCATGAGGTTTTTTTCCCAGTAAGGTTTTAACGAGGCATATTCTTAATATAATGGACATTCAAGAGGGAGTGTTATGAATAAATATGTGAATGTCCATTATATTATGACCCAAGAAGTGTAGACCAAGTTAAACAGCATAAAAGGTAAGATACAAGAaatgtaatatgatttgaacTCTTAAGTAGAATTAGATTATAACTATAATTCAAGGGGTTGTTAGCCTATAAATAGACTcattcacttcatttgtaaaatatataCACTTCAATAAGATATCTTTTCTCCCcctaaatactttctttcttctctttaattgttctttcaattatctttatttgttcttttaagttattttttataacaGTTAAAACCTTTTATATACATATTCTATTCTAATTAATGACATTATTGTTGCAATGTTCAATTATGGTCCGACAAGCAACACCACATTTCCACACAGCGTACGTCTACTTGCTAACAATGGAGCTTCCTGtattgtaaataaataaaaagatgtGTCGGATAGAACAGAAATAAATATTGATACAGTCTATGTTGTGACATTTATATGGTGATGAATAAGATGTAGAGAATTAGTGGTAAAATAAGATTAAGAATACGAGAGAGAAATGTTAAGCAAcagagaatttgagagagaacATTAAAGAAACAAAGCTAAGAGTGAAAGTCAATGTGCCTCTACTCAAAAACTCTCAAAcgataacaattttttttttaaagttataatgattcattaatttaaaaaaaaatcattagtTAAACTCCAATTAAAAATACAGAAAAGAGCTGCAATTTTAAGATCTATGCGCAGTTCCAAAAAATGGCATAACCTTCAGAATTACATATTTGAGCAACACTGAGTCCTCTACCAAAGTATATCCCTGTATTCACAGCCCCAGTCCTAGAAGGTCAAAAGCAAAAGGATCACAAAAATAGGATCAACCTATACAATAAACGCACAATTCCCACCAACTTAAAGACGGGCTTTAATTTCTGTCCTTTCCACCAGCTTCAGACAACCCTTTTAGCAACTCTCCCCACCTCCGAAGCCAGAGGAACATCAACAGGCCCTCCGCCTGCAATCAAATGTCAAGTCCACAACATGCTGAAATTAAAACCTGCCCCAGGAGATGCACCGAACCAATTGCAATAAGAACCACCATTAATCTCACTCATCAGTCACTGACCCCTGCCCCCACCTCACTTCTCCCGCTTGGTGTGTCATCCCAAACGTTACAATAATGTGGTGAGACTTGTTTGTTCTTGAGTACAAGAAGGTCTTTTAATTATCTTCATATTTGAATCATCAAATCAAACTTTTCAAATCATCTCAAAAGAATAATAACTTATGAATCTTATTATTTGTTTCAAGTTACTTTCACTAATTTTATTCACATAGTTAATTGTTTCACTTATtgtgattattataattgctCTCCATATAATGTTATATttgttgtaaaataattttttttaaattaataaattaataactaaaatttaatatttatgtcATCATTGATCGATGGAGATGATCACAGTAGGAAAGATGCAGTGACGCTTATAAAAGTTTGTTCGtgaatatgaattattatatggattgatatttttgtttgtcaaatttattttatactttttactAGAGATTATAAATTGAGCTTGGAAATAAACAATAAAGCTTTGCTTGAGACAAATGTGTTTTGTTAGGGATGATTTTCTTTAAGTTTTCGTGTTGTGTAATATGTAGGGTGagttttttaagttaaaaatggAGTCTATACATTCCAACTATAGTCTACaacttaataattttcgtTCAATAAGAGAAAATTCAAGTTTGTCTAAGTGTTTTAACTCAGCTTTACAGTGTTTGTCTTATTCTATATGAATTTTATCTCTTGCATTAAGTTCatgatttaatatttcttttaaacaAAAAGGGCTAAGGGATCTGAACTTAGGCCCAAAGGACTTGACTAAGGCCTATGGGGCGGATCGTCCTTCTCTTGCTGATATACCCAGAATGAAGAGCGGTATggaaacaaaagagaaagggTGGAAGGAACGAGAAGATGAGTGTATTCGGAGGGGATAGCTGGGGAAGAGAAGCACAATACAGGAAGAGAAGAATAGATCAAGTTGTTATCGAAGGGGTTGATGGGTCATGTTATAAGAAGCTCTCTACGGGCAAATACGTCTGTATTGTCTGCCCTCACAATCCCATCCTCGATTCACCTCTCATGCTTTCTGTACGAACCACTTTTATTCACTCTCTTCCTTTCAATTCTCCTTCAGTTCGCTTCATTCTTTATTCCATAATTATATGTCGGTTTCTactgaaaaaaaagaaaacagattATTGAAAACCCATGTCTATAATCAATAATtggaaagcaagaaaaaaaaaagttggtattttggttattcgggTAGCGTATTCCCGTGAACTGATTAGAAGGCATCTTGTTGCCTACTATCATGAATTTGGGATATAAATGTATTCGATAGTTaacccattttctcttttttttttttttaaagaataccCCTTGAGAGCTTCTGAATTGAGGCAACTTAGGTggaaggaaattttttttatctaatggTTACAACTATGTCACCTTCTTTCCTATATTGTAGGGTAGCCATTTGATAAGGCAATTTTCCATCTTTCCATTTTCCTTCCTGCATTGAATTAGTCGCCTGCTTGAATGAACTGGGAGTTTAGAATTCATAGCTTTTTGGTGTTTCCTTGGGATTTTGGTGGAGGAGGTTGTTCTCAAGGCAGCTAACTGATCAATCTTAAAGGCTCAGTTATGTAGTTCGATATGTAGTTGAcagttttaatattttccttgCTTCCTGGTGGCTTGTAATATAGCTCgcttgtttgatttttgttgGTTCAAAGGGTTTTTCTCAAAAACTAGTTCTTGATTGTTGAAAAACATTTTGCAGATGCATTGCAAAGGATCACGTCATAGGGCTGCAGAGTCCAAGctgaaggaaaaagaacatATGAGACTAGATGAAATGAACAAGAGGATAGCTTTGTCAAACCCTCCTACTTCCTCTGTTAACTCTAGTACCACCATGCAAAATGCTCATTTAGGTAGCAAACCATTGATTCAAATGGCACAAAGGGCTGCTTCTGAGACACTTACTGATAAAACACCTGAACACAATTTGAGAAATGATTACCATGACATGGTGCTGAGGCAGAATGATGTTAAAAATGTGACACTTGACTTTTGTCAGAATCACTCTTTCCCTACAAAGGAAACATTGGACAAGTCATTACAGAAGCCATTGGATTTTCAGGAACGTCAAGAGAGAGAACTTAAATTTACATCTGCAGGTTGGAAACGTGACTGCCATGGTAAATGGTACAAAGATGAAAATGTGAGCTTCTAATTACTTCATTGTTTGTGTGTTGTCACTTGTTAGCTatgatttcaaattttgaagctgataaaatgattttaaatcaagaagaagaaggaaagaatAAAAGTCTATGACTGTTGAATAATTACCATTTATGCTATAATTGGCTTCCAGGTTGAATTTGACTCAGATGAAGAAGATCCAAACTTGTTACTTGATTGAAGATTGACTGGGAACCCATTGGAAAACTGGTGCTTACAGATAAGCAATCTTGTTGATATTGGAAGCAGTCCAGTACTTGAGGACTTGGTATGCAAAATTGAGTGCTGGCTGTGTTATACAATACTCAATAACCCTTCTTAAACCTTTGTTTCTATGCTAATGCCTCTCTGGGGCAGTAGGAGCAATGTACTGGATATAGCTATTGAATCATGCTCTGTATCTTCACAATGCAGTTGTCTGATGGATCTACTTCCAAGTTCCATGATGCGGTACATTGTATTTCACTGTTGATATGGCAGGAGTTGTAAGAGTCAAATGAAAGGCAAATAGCTGAGTTTATAATTCTGAAGTATTTTTCGTTATTAGAACTATACAAATACTCTTGGATTTTTCATTTGATCAAGGCATATTCTGAACTCTGTTCATATGAGGAGGGATTAGGCATTGTAGTATTATTTAAGCTAACCTCTGGTGGATTTAGTATAGCTTGAACTTCGACATGAAATCAGTGTAGAACTGGTATGAGAAATCCAACACCACATGCTTTTAAGGCTCATGGATTATGAATattactttttccttttttattaatcGAATGAAACTAGCAATTTTCACTTTCATAatattcttctttctttattattgTAAGAAAAATGGTGTTGCTTTTATCAGGGAACCATGTTACCTGCAATGGATGAAATATAGGACGCTGAAATGATCTCTACTCTCGTGTCCTAGTTTTCTTTGTAAATGTTGAATCGGAGGCAAAATTGTCATCAGTTATcccccatttaatttctaatgaACCAAAAGGGTCATCTTCTAAAGTACAAACCATCACTGTAGTTACGATGAAAGCGGAACTGTATGCAAGCTCAGGAGACATGCAATGGGTTCGGATAGGATCGGACAATAAATTAACAACCAAGGATAGGTTGCGGACGAGAAATCAATAACGACACTCCTGATGGATTGGCCAAGGATGCCATGCCATCACTTGCAAGCAATATTGACATTTTGACCCCAATGAAGCACAAATTTCACCACAAACTACATAAAAACGACACTGTTATGTGATATTTTCCCCATAAATAGACATTGCTTGTAATGTCATTCTCATCTCTTTTCTATTAAATGAATACGTCTACATTCTGATGGCTGTTTATGTCTAtcagaatatctttattttcattgttCCAAAATGTTTAGGACCATTTTGGAAGTTTTGTTGTACTTTTGTATATATACAAACTGATTAGTCGTTGTTCTCTCTGTGGTTAGCTTTCGCCCAACCGCTGCAAAAGCTAATTCAGATTTCATGTAGCTTTGAGCATCAAATGGATACGGCTCCGCCTAAGGACCACGGTCAATGAGCTGTCAAGTTCAGCTTTTCAATAGCTGTTCACTGGCCCAATAAAGGTAGAAACTCCGATGATAAATCATTGTATCACCTCTCGTTTTTTCTTTATCGGTCGTTAACGTGTTATCAGTCATCCCCAACTCTAATTACTTAACATTGTACTTAtcccttctttttccttcccaGACCCTGAAAATTTTCTACTTCACAGTTCCAAGTTACAAAACAAATCAACTAGAGTTATACCATCTTCTGATCATAGCATGAATAACCAAATGAACATGTTTTCGCATCTGCCTGACATATAGGGTTATTTTATATCAACGCGTGCAAAAGGTATATATATGGACCAATTAAGGGTAATCGATGCAATCTGAAAAGAGTGACTGATATATAACTGCAATGAATGCAAGAAGATGATATCAGTCCGTAGGGATGTACCAAGTCTATGATGCATAATTCAGTACAGGTGacaaacaaagagaaaattagaaagaaagaaagagaaagagaaagaggagaCTATGATGCATGATTTACGTATGCATTATGCATTACACGTATGGCCATCACATAGAGACGTGTGGGCACCCCAAAAGTAGACAGTCGACGTTTGGGAATGGCCAACATCATCTATCTTGTTACGTAATTAAGTAGACGTGGACTGTCGTCTGCTTTTGTTAATTATgtagtttttctcttttagtcAGCCATCCACGGTGGCGGTGCTAGTTGTTTTCGGAAGTACTGTTCCCAATTTAGCAGTTGAGACTGCATAAGCCTTGAACGcatattaataatttcttcAGGTTAGTATTAGTTACTAGTTCAGATCAGGTTGCAAATGACAACAACTTGTTTTGGCAAAGACTTTTCTTGTTTACTCGTATCGCCAAAAAAAcagatataattaattaaattcatcACTTCCAGTCTCAGAAttgatccaaaaaaaaaaaacaattcttGATTAGCACTATTAAATGCCATCTTTTCTTACCACATAACCCAATTAATGTATTTCATAATGCTCCAAAAATCAAGCAGCCTTTTCGCTTTCTTTAATTAATAAgtagtaatattttttataactaGTTCACCAAAAGTTAGGCAAGCAAATTTCATAGATACATAGAGTAGTGAAATTACCAAATAGACGTGtcaaaaactaatttaaattttaaaaatctgTTTTATCTGTATGAAATTGACTCAACTTGATTTGATCTTTAAACTCATCTAAACATAATTCTGCATTGATCCCTATTCGAATCAATTTGAATCCAAATTGATCTAAATGTGAATGAACCTAAATATGAAATGATCCAAATCTGAATTGAtctaaacttaaattaaccTAAATGTTAACGATTCGAAAGATTAATCCGCTTTATCTATCTGAAATCAACTCAacctaaatataaaatgatccaaattcaaattgatctgaatttaaattaacttaaacgTTAATAATTCGAAAGATTAATCCTAAATGACTTAAAAAGGATCTGTAATATGATGTTGAAATTGTCAATTCAGCACTATGATCTCGTCTGCTAATATAACAATATGGGTCTAAGCACCACTAgctcaataattttttgaacttaaatCATGCGGACTTAAGAAACTTAgacttttattattaataatggTTAATTTAAACTATTATATAAGTGTTAATAATCACATTCATGTATGATGTAGGATTGGATATCACATCATATGTTTACAAAAAGCTAcgttgtttttaaaaaaattatcgataattttttaaataaaaaattaaaaaggatttgaaaaacaaataaaaaattgaaagaaagagaaagggaaaaaaagaaaataagaaagaggGAAAGGATGTGATACCACATCTCACATGGATGTAGATGAGattgttaaaatttatataaaaaatctaaGTCAATCACTAAAAGCAATATAAGcttaaatcttttaaaatcaCGTGATTAAGGTTTGAAAAGTTACTAGATTAGTGGTGTTTGGACTTGAATCGTTATAATTGGTATCTAGTGTCTACATTGGATTGGTGAGATCTTTTAAGTGTCCCCTTTAACTGTCTTGAGCCAAGTAAATCACAGCTTTGGTTGTGATTATAATGTGTGATTTTAACAAGGATATCAAGAATTTGAATTGATAGGATTATGATATCACATCTCACATTGAATGTGAATGagtctttctctctcttcccttTCTTGCTATTTCCCttccatcttttttttttatttcgttttattttatatggttttcttttgaatttttttttgtttttttaattttttaatttatgacaTATTATGATTGGATGTTTTTGGACATATCGCTAAGGATGTCAACGGGTCGGGTACCCTATAATTTCGAGGTACCCGAACTCTAATCCTGTTAAAAATTAACTACCCTAACTCTAACCCTAATACATTCCTACTACCCTGTAATTACCCTAAcccaattaaataaaaaaattattaaaattttcttcatgAGTACCCAATTACCcaattaacttttttaatcTCATAACTTCTCTTtagatttatatgttataagtttttataaacaaaaatatatatactataattaataattttatgaattataatttttgcaatgttaatacaaaataaaaattaaatatatttatatttaaagtacatatatatatatatatacacacacgcatacataaaaaatattttaatatataaaatagtaattatgtTTCTTgtaaattaacacaatatataaactatatatattaaaagacattacaggttaattaataataatagtttcatgaattaatttaattaattataaggatttgttcttaatttcatgaaattaaaaaaaaaaacatttaggTTCTAAAACTATTNtataagattatataaataatgatatatatattataattaataattttataagtcataatttttgtaatgttaatacaaaataaaaagtaaatatatgtatattaaaagtacatatataatagtaattatattcatttataatatgatataatattcaaattatttaaacataattaacaatcgaataattttttaatttaaatatattaatgtcattatattaataattagagtaaccatacttttcatatatttgctagtttttaataaaaaaaattgcttgTAAAGTTTATagaaattgtaaaattttaatttaattattaaaataataataaaatatttataaatattaatcagTTTCAGGTAACGGGTACTCAATGGGTGGTACCCGAACCCTACCCAAACCTGATTCGGATAGTGAAATCACTTATAGAGTACTCTCACCCGGTGTAACAAGGTGGGGTACCGACTGGTACCTTATAATAGGGTACCCGTTGACATCCCTACATATCGCTCATTTGACTAAAAGAATCAATCAAAAATTCAATTAGCTTAAGAGAAACAAAGATCAAATAcctaattatgaattttttttctaatatcaaattaacaatttcattATGATTAGAATACtaaacatataattaatttaacacTAACAGGAAGTTATAACGTAAGATAACGAAAAGTTATAATAAAGATTAACAAATAATTGTAACACgtgagaaaaaaatgtaataagGATTAACAAATAGTTGTAACACGTAATAAGAAATCTAACAAAAAATTGTAACCAGGGAGTATAAAAAAGTTATAACTATGAGAAACAACAAGTTATAACATATACATAACAAAAGGTCCTAATAAGGAATAACAAAAGATTGTACCAAGAATAAGTAACaaaaattatgcattaataACTAAAAGAAATGCAAAAATTCATCCTCATACTAACttaaaaacaaaggaaaaagaaatgcaaaataaaatactGAGAATTGAGAAAGTAAAGGTAGTGCATGTAGATGGGACCAAACCACACAGTAACAGGAAATGCCATTGATTAAGTGAATATATACAGATTGATAGCTTCAGTTGAATGGTCAAAATGGCGTCCCTACATGTCAAAAACATCTTGATGAGAAACAACAATGGCATTCTTTAACCATTTAGTGGGGATCCCacttgtttttcttcataCACAATCATGGCGGTGAGACTCAGACAAGGGATGAGAAATTTCAAAAaggttttagtttttttttttttttgccctcTTGAGTGAATAGCGTTGAGGACTCTTTAAGGaacaataaagaaataaaCCATAAACAAATGTGGGGATGGTCGACGAATTCTCTCTTTGCTCTTAGATATTGGAAAAGcttttaccttttttcttGACTTTGGTTGCAATTAACTTTGCGAGATTGCTTTCCACGATTAACATCATCTGCCAAAATTGCTTAATTTAGTCATTATCAACaaacttttattaataattttagtattttttgacgaatttgttattataattatcgatggattaatttttattatatttaaaatttttttcaacaaatttttcCATCgaatagtttaaaattttatcgattaatttttcttttttttttcaactacTATAGCATTATCGATAgtattttcaatgaaattttcattgaagaaaatttcaattccaacatatttttcacctttttctataaaaaaatttgtggaaaaagtcaaaatttttataatattgtaTACGTAATAGAGAGTTTTCAAGATAAATTATTGCTAAAATGATCATGGTTGGTTGGTTGGCAGATTAATGATTGAAGTTCAATTGCAATATTCAtgacatgttaaaaaaaaaaatcaatacttttaagtgattaatggattttttttttttgccaagAACCCaggtctttttttttatttgaagaaTTATTTAGATGAGTTTTAATTTCTATAGTATATACGTATCAAAATCTCTTTTTAGGGACGTATTACACTATCATCTTTTAATAGATTCTATTCTCAATGTTtgaaactaattaaattaatttcatataaaatattataatatctaacaattgaaatatttttctgCAACGTGTTACTCGAAGTTATTATTTGACTGAAGGGTTTCCAATAAATATAGAATCAAATGCATTAATATCAAA containing:
- the LOC18607897 gene encoding sodium channel modifier 1 encodes the protein MSVFGGDSWGREAQYRKRRIDQVVIEGVDGSCYKKLSTGKYVCIVCPHNPILDSPLMLSMHCKGSRHRAAESKLKEKEHMRLDEMNKRIALSNPPTSSVNSSTTMQNAHLGSKPLIQMAQRAASETLTDKTPEHNLRNDYHDMVLRQNDVKNVTLDFCQNHSFPTKETLDKSLQKPLDFQERQERELKFTSAGWKRDCHGKWYKDENVEFDSDEEDPNLLLD